A segment of the Myxococcales bacterium genome:
CCTGCGTACTTGCGCTCGGCGATGCGCGCTGACGAGCTGGCGGACTTCAGCAGCGACGACGCCGGTTTCCGCTGCGTTCTCGACCTGTAGGGAACCTTTTGACGCTTTCGGGAACCCTACTGTCGCCGTGCAAAGAGCGCGGCCGGAGCTAGAATATCCAACGATCTCAAGCTTCATTCGGTGGAGTGTTTCGATGAAATCAGCCGCGATGTACACGATTGCCCTGGCGACTTCGCTCGCGTTCGGTGCATTCGCCACGGTGAGTGGCGCAGCACCTCGAGATGAGGTGCTGGAAATTCTCAAACAGGTCGTGTCGCCCAGCGACAGCCTGAAGGTCTGGGCCAACGATGGAGACGGCCTTCCCCTGGAAGAAGGCACGCCGATTGCCTTTCACTTCGCATCGAGCGACGACGTCCATCTGACGGCCATATACCTCGACGCCGATGGCAACCTGGTACTGCTTTATCCTGCGCCGGAAGGGACGATCCTGAGCGGTCAGCAACAACTGGATCTCGACGTCGGGGAAGCCACGACCCCGTACGGGCAGGAATCACTCTTTGTCGTGGCGAGCAAGCAACCGATCACCCGCGAGTCCCTCGGGATTCAGTCGTCAGACGAGTATGCGATGGTCGGAAGCGACGATGCCATGGCGGTAGCAAAAAAGTTGCGGGATATTGTTGCCCAGGGCGGCGCCGGAGTTTCGGGTGCGCAGGTCGATCTCCATATCGTGCCGGGCAGGAAAACGGGGCAAGGCTATACCCGAGGTGGCATCGTTCAGTATTTCTCCGAGGCCACTCGCTCCCTTCACCGTCCGAAGCTCGCCCTCGACATCAACTTCGAATCCGGATCTTCGGATCTGCGCGACGACGTGCGCGGTGACCTGGACGTCGTGGGTGCGGCCCTGAGCGACGAACGACTCAGGGACAAGCGCTTCATGCTGGTCGGCCACACGGACCATCTGGGCGACGCGGCCTACAACCAGGCGCTTTCCGAGATGCGCGCCGAATCCGCCCGGCAGTATCTGATCGATACGTATCAGATCGCTCCCGAGCGCATCCAGTTCAAGGGCTTAGGCGAGTCGCAGCCCATGATGAAAGGGCAAGATGCAGCCGCGATGAAGCGCAATCGCCGCGTCGAACTCGAGCTGGTTCCCTAGCTATTCGCCCGATCGGGTTTCGAGCTGCGCTTTGATCCAGCTGTAGGTCAGTTCGAGACCCCGCTCCAGGCTTACCTGGGGTACCCAAGCTAGAACCTCGCGCAAGCGCGCATTGTCGCTGTTGCGCCCGCGCACGCCCTGAGGTTTGTCGAGGTTGTAGCGGCGCTTGACGTCCTTCTCCGCGATTTCGGAGACGATCGTGACGAGTTCATCGATCGACAGCATGCGATCCTGGCCGAGATTGAGTGGTTCGCAGTAGTCCGACCGCATGATCCGCTGCAGTCCCTCGACGCAATCGTCGATGTAGCAATAGGATCGCGTTTGCTTGCCGTCGCCCCAAATTTCGATCTCGTCACCGGGGTTGGCCAGCGCGAGCTTGCGACAAATTGCAGCCGGAGATTTTTCGCGGCCACCGTCGTAGGTTCCCAACGGGCCAAAAATGTTGTGAAAGCGCACGATGCGCGTTTCGAGTCCATAGTCTTCGCGGTAGTGCGTGCACTGTCGCTCGGAGAACAGTTTCTCCCAGCCATAGCCGTCTTCCGCATCCGCGGGGTAGGCGTCCTCTTCCTTGAGAGCTTCGCAATCGGTTTCGGTCTGGCGGTACATCGGATACACGCAGGCCGAGGAAGTGTAGAGGTAGCGCTCAACGCTGTGCTGTCTCGCCGCTTCGAGCATGTGGATATTGATCAACACATTGTCGTGCATGATCTCGGCCTTGTTTCCCGAGATGAACCCGATGCCGCCCATGTTTGCCGCGAGGTTGTAGACCTCATCGATCTGTTCGCTGGCCTCGAGACAATTTTCCCAGCGCCGCAGGTCGAGCAGCGCGAATTCCTGGGCAATCGACGGCTCGAACTCGGGTTCCTTGATGTCCACGCCGCGGACCCAATGTCCCTGATCGACCAGGGCATTGACCAAATGGTGTCCAATGAAACCCCCGGCTCCGGTTACGAGTATCCGCTTCTTCTGCTTCACGGTCCTGCTCCAATGTTTGTACGTAGCTGCGCCGCGGTTTCCGCTCAGCCTGCCGCCCGCCGTGCCAGTCGCTCCCGGCACACTTGAACGGCGAAGGCCCAGATAAACCTCGGGTTGTTGTAGAGGTAACGGCGCCATAGGCGCCCAGGTTCAGTCAAAAGTCGAAAAAGCCACTCGAGCCCGGCTCGTTGGAGCCAGCCCGGTGCCTGGAGCTTGCTGCCGGCGATGAAATCGAATGCCGCTCCGACGCCGACCGAGGTGCAGTGCAGTCGGTCGCGATGTTCGGCCATCCAACGTTCCTGCTTGGGACAACC
Coding sequences within it:
- a CDS encoding OmpA family protein, whose translation is MKSAAMYTIALATSLAFGAFATVSGAAPRDEVLEILKQVVSPSDSLKVWANDGDGLPLEEGTPIAFHFASSDDVHLTAIYLDADGNLVLLYPAPEGTILSGQQQLDLDVGEATTPYGQESLFVVASKQPITRESLGIQSSDEYAMVGSDDAMAVAKKLRDIVAQGGAGVSGAQVDLHIVPGRKTGQGYTRGGIVQYFSEATRSLHRPKLALDINFESGSSDLRDDVRGDLDVVGAALSDERLRDKRFMLVGHTDHLGDAAYNQALSEMRAESARQYLIDTYQIAPERIQFKGLGESQPMMKGQDAAAMKRNRRVELELVP
- a CDS encoding NAD-dependent epimerase/dehydratase family protein, which codes for MAPLPLQQPEVYLGLRRSSVPGATGTAGGRLSGNRGAATYKHWSRTVKQKKRILVTGAGGFIGHHLVNALVDQGHWVRGVDIKEPEFEPSIAQEFALLDLRRWENCLEASEQIDEVYNLAANMGGIGFISGNKAEIMHDNVLINIHMLEAARQHSVERYLYTSSACVYPMYRQTETDCEALKEEDAYPADAEDGYGWEKLFSERQCTHYREDYGLETRIVRFHNIFGPLGTYDGGREKSPAAICRKLALANPGDEIEIWGDGKQTRSYCYIDDCVEGLQRIMRSDYCEPLNLGQDRMLSIDELVTIVSEIAEKDVKRRYNLDKPQGVRGRNSDNARLREVLAWVPQVSLERGLELTYSWIKAQLETRSGE